The proteins below come from a single Triticum aestivum cultivar Chinese Spring chromosome 5D, IWGSC CS RefSeq v2.1, whole genome shotgun sequence genomic window:
- the LOC123125601 gene encoding uncharacterized protein: MGLCVSYDAAADGPATARVVLPSGELREYSPPATAALALEEVGHQEWFVCDADAMGFEGSVAAVASGEALRRGQIYFVLPSDMLRRRLAPEEVASLAVKASAALVKAATASSAGGRRRRGSVAPLVFAPSEEDYSAEDRFTLATFAVKPTVAQKRRVAYRGGRSPPRFSPDLTAILESE; this comes from the coding sequence ATGGGCCTGTGTGTCTCGTACGACGCGGCTGCCGACGGCCCGGCGACCGCGAGGGTGGTGCTCCCCAGCGGCGAGCTCCGGGAGTACTCGCCGCCCGCAACGGCAGCGCTGGCGCTTGAGGAGGTGGGGCACCAGGAGTGGTTCGTCTGCGACGCCGACGCGATGGGGTTTGAGGGCTCCGTCGCGGCGGTGGCCAGCGGCGAGGCGCTCCGGCGGGGGCAGATCTACTTCGTGCTCCCGAGCGACAtgctgcgccgccgcctcgcccccgaGGAGGTGGCATCGCTCGCCGTCAAGGCCAGCGCCGCCCTCGTCAAGGCCGCCACTGCCTCATCagccggcggccggcgccggcgaggcTCCGTGGCGCCGCTCGTGTTCGCGCCGTCCGAGGAGGACTACTCGGCCGAGGATAGGTTCACTTTGGCGACGTTCGCGGTGAAGCCGACGGTGGCGCAGAAACGGAGGGTGGCGTACCGAGGCGGCAGGTCACCGCCGCGGTTCTCGCCCGACTTAACCGCCATTCTGGAGAGCGAGTAG
- the LOC123125602 gene encoding uncharacterized protein gives MGLCVSYDAAADGPMTARVVLPSGELREYSPPATAAMALEEVGQQGWFLCDADRMGFEGSVAAVAAGEELQPGQIYFVLPTEMLRRCLTGEEVASLAVKASAALVKAATASSAGGRRRRGSVAPLVFAPSEEDYSDETLATFAVKPAVPQKRRVTYRGGRSPPRFSPDLTAILESE, from the coding sequence ATGGGCCTGTGTGTGTCGTACGACGCGGCGGCCGACGGCCCGATGACCGCGAGGGTGGTGCTCCCCAGCGGCGAGCTCCGGGAGTACTCGCCGCccgcgacggcggcgatggcgctggAGGAGGTGGGCCAGCAGGGGTGGTTCCTCTGCGACGCCGACAGGATGGGGTTCGAGGGCTCCGTCGCGGCGGTGGCTGCCGGCGAGGAGCTCCAGCCGGGTCAGATCTACTTCGTGCTCCCCACAGAGATGCTGCGACGCTGCCTCACAGGCGAGGAGGTGGCCTCGCTCGCCGTCAAGGCCAGCGCCGCCCTCGTCAAGGCCGCCACCGCCTCGTCTgccggcggccggcgccggcgaggcTCCGTGGCGCCGCTCGTGTTCGCGCCGTCCGAGGAGGACTACTCGGACGAAACCTTGGCGACGTTTGCAGTGAAGCCGGCGGTGCCGCAGAAGCGGAGGGTGACCTACCGAGGCGGGAGGTCGCCGCCGAGGTTCTCGCCTGACTTAACCGCCATTTTGGAGAGCGAGTAG